From Dermochelys coriacea isolate rDerCor1 chromosome 23, rDerCor1.pri.v4, whole genome shotgun sequence, one genomic window encodes:
- the CNOT3 gene encoding CCR4-NOT transcription complex subunit 3 isoform X6 encodes MADKRKLQGEIDRCLKKVSEGVEQFEDIWQKLHNAANANQKEKYEADLKKEIKKLQRLRDQIKTWVASNEIKDKRQLIDNRKLIETQMERFKVVERETKTKAYSKEGLGLAQKVDPAQKEKEEVGQWLTNTIDTLNMQVDQFESEVESLSVQTRKKKGDKDKQDRIEGLKRHIEKHRYHIRMLETILRMLDNDSIQVDSIRKIKDDVEYYVDSSQDPDFEENEFLYDDLDLEDIPQALVATSPPSHSHLEDEIFNQSSSTPTSTTSSSPIPPSPANCTTENSEDDKKRGRSTDSEVSQSPAKNGSKSVHNNHPPPSPAVTPSYQLGSSSSTSSSLGNGPGSSSNGAVSNSSGSSGAKAIPVSGHTPSTPTPYAQAVAPPPPGANASQPRPPSAQQNASKQNGATSYSSVVADSTSDSVLGSSGPALPSQPVAHNPPSSAAKEPSGAPAPPSASSGLLVPMTANTPSSPTPSFSEAKPSQPLLNGPPQFSSTPEIKAPEPLSSLKSMAERAAIGSSIEDPVPSLHLAERDILITSTTSQPASSQPPIQLSEVNIPLSLGVCPLGPVPLTKEQHYQQAMEEAAWHHMPHPSDSERIRQYLPRNPCPTPPYHHQMPPLHSDTVEFYQRLSTETLFFIFYYLEGTKAQYLAAKALKKQSWRFHTKYMMWFQRHEEPKTITDEFEQGTYIYFDYEKWGQRKKEGFTFEYRYLEDRDLQ; translated from the exons ATGGCTGACAAGAGGAAATTGCAAG GTGAGATCGATCGGTGTCTGAAGAAGGTCTCCGAGGGGGTGGAACAGTTTGAGGATATTTGGCAGAAG CTTCACAATGCAGCAAACGCCAACCAGAAGGAGAAGTATGAAGCTGACCTGAAGAAGGAGATCAAGAAGCTCCAG aggcTGAGGGACCAGATCAAGACGTGGGTAGCTTCAAACGAGATCAAGGACAAGAGGCAGCTGATAGACAACCGGAAACTCATTGAGACG CAAATGGAGCGGTTCAAGGTGGTGGAGCGGGAGACCAAGACCAAAGCCTACTCCAAGGAGGGGCTGGGCCTGGCGCAGAAAGTCGACCCTGCccagaaagagaaggaagaggtCGGACAGTGGTTAACg AACACCATCGACACACTGAACATGCAGGTGGATCAGTTTGAGAGTGAGGTGGAGTCGCTCTCTGTGCAGACACGCAAGAAGAAGGGGGACAAGGAT AAGCAGGACCGGATCGAGGGGCTGAAGCGGCACATCGAAAAGCACCGGTACCATATCCGCATGCTGGAGACCATCCTGCGCATGCTGGACAATGACTCAATCCAGGTGGACTCGATCCGCAAGATCAAGGACGACGTGGAGTATTACGTGGACTCCTCGCAGGACCCCGACTTCGAGGAAAACGAGTTTCTCTACGATGACCTCGACTTAGAAGACATTC CGCAGGCTCTGGTAGCCACCTCCCCGCCCAGCCACAGCCATCTGGAGGACGAGATCTTCAACCAGTCCAGCAGCACTCCCACCTCCACCACCTCCAGCTCGCCCATTCCGCCCAGCCCTGCCAACTGCACGACG gaGAATTCAGAAGATGACAAGAAGAGGGGGCGGTCGACAGACAGTGAGGTCAGTCAG TCTCCCGCGAAAAACGGTTCGAAAAGCGTCCACAACAACCACCCCCCGCCCTCGCCGGCCGTCACACCCAGCTACCAGCTGGGCAGCAGCTCCAGCACCTCTTCCTCGCTGGGCAACGGCCCGGGCTCCAGCAGCAACGGAGCCGTGTCCAACAGCAGCGGAAGCAGTGGGGCCAAGGCCATCCCAGTCTCCGGCCACACGCCCAGCACCCCCACGCCCTACGCCCAGGCTgtcgcacccccaccccccggtgcCAACGCCTCGCAGCCCCGGCCTCCCAGCGCCCAGCAGAACGCCAGCAAGCAGAACGGGgccacca GTTACAGCTCTGTGGTGGCTGACAGCACATCGGACTCCGTTCTTGGCAGCAGCGGCCCTGCGCTCCCCAGCCAGCCGGTGGCCCACAACCCACCCAGCAGTGCTGC gaaaGAGCCCAGCGGAGCCCCCGCGCCCCCCAGTGCCAGCTCTGGCCTCCTAGTTCCCATGACGGCGAATACCCCAAGCTCCCCGACCCCATCCTTCTCCGAGGCCAAGCCGAGCCAGCCGCTGCTCAACGGGCCGCCCCAGTTCAGCTCCACGCCAGAAATCAAG GCGCCCGAGCCCCTGAGCAGCTTGAAATCCATGGCAGAGCGAGCAGCCATCGGATCCAGTATAGAGGACCCAGTGCCATCTCTCCACCTGGCTGAAAGGG ACATTTTAATTACTAGCACGACCTCGCAGCCGGCCTCCAGCCAGCCGCCTATCCAGCTGTCGGAGGTGAACATCCCTCTCTCCCTGGGGGTCTGCCCCCTGGGACCGGTGCCCCTCACCAAGGAGCAGCACTACCAGCAGGCCATGGAGGAGGCAGCCTGGCATCACATGCCTCACCCCTCGGACTCGGAGAGGATCCG gcAGTACCTGCCCCGGAATCCCTGCCCGACCCCCCCTTACCACCACCAGATGCCTCCACTGCACTCGGacaccgtggagttctaccagcGGCTCTCGACGGAGACGCTCTTCTTCATCTTCTACTATCTGGAG GGTACCAAGGCACAGTACCTGGCGGCCAAAGCCCTGAAGAAGCAGTCGTGGCGGTTCCACACCAAGTACATGATGTGGTTCCAGCGGCATGAGGAGCCCAAGACCATCACAGATGAGTTTGAGCAG GGCACGTACATCTACTTTGACTATGAGAAATGGGGCCAGCGGAAGAAGGAAGGGTTCACTTTCGAGTACCGGTATCTAGAAGACCGTGACCTGCAGTGA
- the CNOT3 gene encoding CCR4-NOT transcription complex subunit 3 isoform X11 gives MADKRKLQGEIDRCLKKVSEGVEQFEDIWQKLHNAANANQKEKYEADLKKEIKKLQRLRDQIKTWVASNEIKDKRQLIDNRKLIETNTIDTLNMQVDQFESEVESLSVQTRKKKGDKDDRIEGLKRHIEKHRYHIRMLETILRMLDNDSIQVDSIRKIKDDVEYYVDSSQDPDFEENEFLYDDLDLEDIPQALVATSPPSHSHLEDEIFNQSSSTPTSTTSSSPIPPSPANCTTENSEDDKKRGRSTDSEVSQSPAKNGSKSVHNNHPPPSPAVTPSYQLGSSSSTSSSLGNGPGSSSNGAVSNSSGSSGAKAIPVSGHTPSTPTPYAQAVAPPPPGANASQPRPPSAQQNASKQNGATSYSSVVADSTSDSVLGSSGPALPSQPVAHNPPSSAAKEPSGAPAPPSASSGLLVPMTANTPSSPTPSFSEAKPSQPLLNGPPQFSSTPEIKAPEPLSSLKSMAERAAIGSSIEDPVPSLHLAERADILITSTTSQPASSQPPIQLSEVNIPLSLGVCPLGPVPLTKEQHYQQAMEEAAWHHMPHPSDSERIRQYLPRNPCPTPPYHHQMPPLHSDTVEFYQRLSTETLFFIFYYLEVQKGPLCRLERSIVPPCLAAAAAFPSGRRGEGTKAQYLAAKALKKQSWRFHTKYMMWFQRHEEPKTITDEFEQGTYIYFDYEKWGQRKKEGFTFEYRYLEDRDLQ, from the exons ATGGCTGACAAGAGGAAATTGCAAG GTGAGATCGATCGGTGTCTGAAGAAGGTCTCCGAGGGGGTGGAACAGTTTGAGGATATTTGGCAGAAG CTTCACAATGCAGCAAACGCCAACCAGAAGGAGAAGTATGAAGCTGACCTGAAGAAGGAGATCAAGAAGCTCCAG aggcTGAGGGACCAGATCAAGACGTGGGTAGCTTCAAACGAGATCAAGGACAAGAGGCAGCTGATAGACAACCGGAAACTCATTGAGACG AACACCATCGACACACTGAACATGCAGGTGGATCAGTTTGAGAGTGAGGTGGAGTCGCTCTCTGTGCAGACACGCAAGAAGAAGGGGGACAAGGAT GACCGGATCGAGGGGCTGAAGCGGCACATCGAAAAGCACCGGTACCATATCCGCATGCTGGAGACCATCCTGCGCATGCTGGACAATGACTCAATCCAGGTGGACTCGATCCGCAAGATCAAGGACGACGTGGAGTATTACGTGGACTCCTCGCAGGACCCCGACTTCGAGGAAAACGAGTTTCTCTACGATGACCTCGACTTAGAAGACATTC CGCAGGCTCTGGTAGCCACCTCCCCGCCCAGCCACAGCCATCTGGAGGACGAGATCTTCAACCAGTCCAGCAGCACTCCCACCTCCACCACCTCCAGCTCGCCCATTCCGCCCAGCCCTGCCAACTGCACGACG gaGAATTCAGAAGATGACAAGAAGAGGGGGCGGTCGACAGACAGTGAGGTCAGTCAG TCTCCCGCGAAAAACGGTTCGAAAAGCGTCCACAACAACCACCCCCCGCCCTCGCCGGCCGTCACACCCAGCTACCAGCTGGGCAGCAGCTCCAGCACCTCTTCCTCGCTGGGCAACGGCCCGGGCTCCAGCAGCAACGGAGCCGTGTCCAACAGCAGCGGAAGCAGTGGGGCCAAGGCCATCCCAGTCTCCGGCCACACGCCCAGCACCCCCACGCCCTACGCCCAGGCTgtcgcacccccaccccccggtgcCAACGCCTCGCAGCCCCGGCCTCCCAGCGCCCAGCAGAACGCCAGCAAGCAGAACGGGgccacca GTTACAGCTCTGTGGTGGCTGACAGCACATCGGACTCCGTTCTTGGCAGCAGCGGCCCTGCGCTCCCCAGCCAGCCGGTGGCCCACAACCCACCCAGCAGTGCTGC gaaaGAGCCCAGCGGAGCCCCCGCGCCCCCCAGTGCCAGCTCTGGCCTCCTAGTTCCCATGACGGCGAATACCCCAAGCTCCCCGACCCCATCCTTCTCCGAGGCCAAGCCGAGCCAGCCGCTGCTCAACGGGCCGCCCCAGTTCAGCTCCACGCCAGAAATCAAG GCGCCCGAGCCCCTGAGCAGCTTGAAATCCATGGCAGAGCGAGCAGCCATCGGATCCAGTATAGAGGACCCAGTGCCATCTCTCCACCTGGCTGAAAGGG CAGACATTTTAATTACTAGCACGACCTCGCAGCCGGCCTCCAGCCAGCCGCCTATCCAGCTGTCGGAGGTGAACATCCCTCTCTCCCTGGGGGTCTGCCCCCTGGGACCGGTGCCCCTCACCAAGGAGCAGCACTACCAGCAGGCCATGGAGGAGGCAGCCTGGCATCACATGCCTCACCCCTCGGACTCGGAGAGGATCCG gcAGTACCTGCCCCGGAATCCCTGCCCGACCCCCCCTTACCACCACCAGATGCCTCCACTGCACTCGGacaccgtggagttctaccagcGGCTCTCGACGGAGACGCTCTTCTTCATCTTCTACTATCTGGAGGTACAGAAGGGCCCCCTCTGCAGGCTAGAGCGCTCTATAGTCCCGCCCTGTCTGGCCGCCGCTGCCGCCTTTCCCTCGGGCAGGAGGGGCGAG GGTACCAAGGCACAGTACCTGGCGGCCAAAGCCCTGAAGAAGCAGTCGTGGCGGTTCCACACCAAGTACATGATGTGGTTCCAGCGGCATGAGGAGCCCAAGACCATCACAGATGAGTTTGAGCAG GGCACGTACATCTACTTTGACTATGAGAAATGGGGCCAGCGGAAGAAGGAAGGGTTCACTTTCGAGTACCGGTATCTAGAAGACCGTGACCTGCAGTGA
- the CNOT3 gene encoding CCR4-NOT transcription complex subunit 3 isoform X5, producing the protein MADKRKLQGEIDRCLKKVSEGVEQFEDIWQKLHNAANANQKEKYEADLKKEIKKLQRLRDQIKTWVASNEIKDKRQLIDNRKLIETQMERFKVVERETKTKAYSKEGLGLAQKVDPAQKEKEEVGQWLTNTIDTLNMQVDQFESEVESLSVQTRKKKGDKDKQDRIEGLKRHIEKHRYHIRMLETILRMLDNDSIQVDSIRKIKDDVEYYVDSSQDPDFEENEFLYDDLDLEDIPQALVATSPPSHSHLEDEIFNQSSSTPTSTTSSSPIPPSPANCTTENSEDDKKRGRSTDSEVSQSPAKNGSKSVHNNHPPPSPAVTPSYQLGSSSSTSSSLGNGPGSSSNGAVSNSSGSSGAKAIPVSGHTPSTPTPYAQAVAPPPPGANASQPRPPSAQQNASKQNGATSYSSVVADSTSDSVLGSSGPALPSQPVAHNPPSSAAKEPSGAPAPPSASSGLLVPMTANTPSSPTPSFSEAKPSQPLLNGPPQFSSTPEIKAPEPLSSLKSMAERAAIGSSIEDPVPSLHLAERADILITSTTSQPASSQPPIQLSEVNIPLSLGVCPLGPVPLTKEQHYQQAMEEAAWHHMPHPSDSERIRQYLPRNPCPTPPYHHQMPPLHSDTVEFYQRLSTETLFFIFYYLEGTKAQYLAAKALKKQSWRFHTKYMMWFQRHEEPKTITDEFEQGTYIYFDYEKWGQRKKEGFTFEYRYLEDRDLQ; encoded by the exons ATGGCTGACAAGAGGAAATTGCAAG GTGAGATCGATCGGTGTCTGAAGAAGGTCTCCGAGGGGGTGGAACAGTTTGAGGATATTTGGCAGAAG CTTCACAATGCAGCAAACGCCAACCAGAAGGAGAAGTATGAAGCTGACCTGAAGAAGGAGATCAAGAAGCTCCAG aggcTGAGGGACCAGATCAAGACGTGGGTAGCTTCAAACGAGATCAAGGACAAGAGGCAGCTGATAGACAACCGGAAACTCATTGAGACG CAAATGGAGCGGTTCAAGGTGGTGGAGCGGGAGACCAAGACCAAAGCCTACTCCAAGGAGGGGCTGGGCCTGGCGCAGAAAGTCGACCCTGCccagaaagagaaggaagaggtCGGACAGTGGTTAACg AACACCATCGACACACTGAACATGCAGGTGGATCAGTTTGAGAGTGAGGTGGAGTCGCTCTCTGTGCAGACACGCAAGAAGAAGGGGGACAAGGAT AAGCAGGACCGGATCGAGGGGCTGAAGCGGCACATCGAAAAGCACCGGTACCATATCCGCATGCTGGAGACCATCCTGCGCATGCTGGACAATGACTCAATCCAGGTGGACTCGATCCGCAAGATCAAGGACGACGTGGAGTATTACGTGGACTCCTCGCAGGACCCCGACTTCGAGGAAAACGAGTTTCTCTACGATGACCTCGACTTAGAAGACATTC CGCAGGCTCTGGTAGCCACCTCCCCGCCCAGCCACAGCCATCTGGAGGACGAGATCTTCAACCAGTCCAGCAGCACTCCCACCTCCACCACCTCCAGCTCGCCCATTCCGCCCAGCCCTGCCAACTGCACGACG gaGAATTCAGAAGATGACAAGAAGAGGGGGCGGTCGACAGACAGTGAGGTCAGTCAG TCTCCCGCGAAAAACGGTTCGAAAAGCGTCCACAACAACCACCCCCCGCCCTCGCCGGCCGTCACACCCAGCTACCAGCTGGGCAGCAGCTCCAGCACCTCTTCCTCGCTGGGCAACGGCCCGGGCTCCAGCAGCAACGGAGCCGTGTCCAACAGCAGCGGAAGCAGTGGGGCCAAGGCCATCCCAGTCTCCGGCCACACGCCCAGCACCCCCACGCCCTACGCCCAGGCTgtcgcacccccaccccccggtgcCAACGCCTCGCAGCCCCGGCCTCCCAGCGCCCAGCAGAACGCCAGCAAGCAGAACGGGgccacca GTTACAGCTCTGTGGTGGCTGACAGCACATCGGACTCCGTTCTTGGCAGCAGCGGCCCTGCGCTCCCCAGCCAGCCGGTGGCCCACAACCCACCCAGCAGTGCTGC gaaaGAGCCCAGCGGAGCCCCCGCGCCCCCCAGTGCCAGCTCTGGCCTCCTAGTTCCCATGACGGCGAATACCCCAAGCTCCCCGACCCCATCCTTCTCCGAGGCCAAGCCGAGCCAGCCGCTGCTCAACGGGCCGCCCCAGTTCAGCTCCACGCCAGAAATCAAG GCGCCCGAGCCCCTGAGCAGCTTGAAATCCATGGCAGAGCGAGCAGCCATCGGATCCAGTATAGAGGACCCAGTGCCATCTCTCCACCTGGCTGAAAGGG CAGACATTTTAATTACTAGCACGACCTCGCAGCCGGCCTCCAGCCAGCCGCCTATCCAGCTGTCGGAGGTGAACATCCCTCTCTCCCTGGGGGTCTGCCCCCTGGGACCGGTGCCCCTCACCAAGGAGCAGCACTACCAGCAGGCCATGGAGGAGGCAGCCTGGCATCACATGCCTCACCCCTCGGACTCGGAGAGGATCCG gcAGTACCTGCCCCGGAATCCCTGCCCGACCCCCCCTTACCACCACCAGATGCCTCCACTGCACTCGGacaccgtggagttctaccagcGGCTCTCGACGGAGACGCTCTTCTTCATCTTCTACTATCTGGAG GGTACCAAGGCACAGTACCTGGCGGCCAAAGCCCTGAAGAAGCAGTCGTGGCGGTTCCACACCAAGTACATGATGTGGTTCCAGCGGCATGAGGAGCCCAAGACCATCACAGATGAGTTTGAGCAG GGCACGTACATCTACTTTGACTATGAGAAATGGGGCCAGCGGAAGAAGGAAGGGTTCACTTTCGAGTACCGGTATCTAGAAGACCGTGACCTGCAGTGA
- the CNOT3 gene encoding CCR4-NOT transcription complex subunit 3 isoform X2, protein MADKRKLQGEIDRCLKKVSEGVEQFEDIWQKLHNAANANQKEKYEADLKKEIKKLQRLRDQIKTWVASNEIKDKRQLIDNRKLIETQMERFKVVERETKTKAYSKEGLGLAQKVDPAQKEKEEVGQWLTNTIDTLNMQVDQFESEVESLSVQTRKKKGDKDKQDRIEGLKRHIEKHRYHIRMLETILRMLDNDSIQVDSIRKIKDDVEYYVDSSQDPDFEENEFLYDDLDLEDIPQALVATSPPSHSHLEDEIFNQSSSTPTSTTSSSPIPPSPANCTTENSEDDKKRGRSTDSEVSQSPAKNGSKSVHNNHPPPSPAVTPSYQLGSSSSTSSSLGNGPGSSSNGAVSNSSGSSGAKAIPVSGHTPSTPTPYAQAVAPPPPGANASQPRPPSAQQNASKQNGATSYSSVVADSTSDSVLGSSGPALPSQPVAHNPPSSAAKEPSGAPAPPSASSGLLVPMTANTPSSPTPSFSEAKPSQPLLNGPPQFSSTPEIKAPEPLSSLKSMAERAAIGSSIEDPVPSLHLAERDILITSTTSQPASSQPPIQLSEVNIPLSLGVCPLGPVPLTKEQHYQQAMEEAAWHHMPHPSDSERIRQYLPRNPCPTPPYHHQMPPLHSDTVEFYQRLSTETLFFIFYYLEVQKGPLCRLERSIVPPCLAAAAAFPSGRRGEGTKAQYLAAKALKKQSWRFHTKYMMWFQRHEEPKTITDEFEQGTYIYFDYEKWGQRKKEGFTFEYRYLEDRDLQ, encoded by the exons ATGGCTGACAAGAGGAAATTGCAAG GTGAGATCGATCGGTGTCTGAAGAAGGTCTCCGAGGGGGTGGAACAGTTTGAGGATATTTGGCAGAAG CTTCACAATGCAGCAAACGCCAACCAGAAGGAGAAGTATGAAGCTGACCTGAAGAAGGAGATCAAGAAGCTCCAG aggcTGAGGGACCAGATCAAGACGTGGGTAGCTTCAAACGAGATCAAGGACAAGAGGCAGCTGATAGACAACCGGAAACTCATTGAGACG CAAATGGAGCGGTTCAAGGTGGTGGAGCGGGAGACCAAGACCAAAGCCTACTCCAAGGAGGGGCTGGGCCTGGCGCAGAAAGTCGACCCTGCccagaaagagaaggaagaggtCGGACAGTGGTTAACg AACACCATCGACACACTGAACATGCAGGTGGATCAGTTTGAGAGTGAGGTGGAGTCGCTCTCTGTGCAGACACGCAAGAAGAAGGGGGACAAGGAT AAGCAGGACCGGATCGAGGGGCTGAAGCGGCACATCGAAAAGCACCGGTACCATATCCGCATGCTGGAGACCATCCTGCGCATGCTGGACAATGACTCAATCCAGGTGGACTCGATCCGCAAGATCAAGGACGACGTGGAGTATTACGTGGACTCCTCGCAGGACCCCGACTTCGAGGAAAACGAGTTTCTCTACGATGACCTCGACTTAGAAGACATTC CGCAGGCTCTGGTAGCCACCTCCCCGCCCAGCCACAGCCATCTGGAGGACGAGATCTTCAACCAGTCCAGCAGCACTCCCACCTCCACCACCTCCAGCTCGCCCATTCCGCCCAGCCCTGCCAACTGCACGACG gaGAATTCAGAAGATGACAAGAAGAGGGGGCGGTCGACAGACAGTGAGGTCAGTCAG TCTCCCGCGAAAAACGGTTCGAAAAGCGTCCACAACAACCACCCCCCGCCCTCGCCGGCCGTCACACCCAGCTACCAGCTGGGCAGCAGCTCCAGCACCTCTTCCTCGCTGGGCAACGGCCCGGGCTCCAGCAGCAACGGAGCCGTGTCCAACAGCAGCGGAAGCAGTGGGGCCAAGGCCATCCCAGTCTCCGGCCACACGCCCAGCACCCCCACGCCCTACGCCCAGGCTgtcgcacccccaccccccggtgcCAACGCCTCGCAGCCCCGGCCTCCCAGCGCCCAGCAGAACGCCAGCAAGCAGAACGGGgccacca GTTACAGCTCTGTGGTGGCTGACAGCACATCGGACTCCGTTCTTGGCAGCAGCGGCCCTGCGCTCCCCAGCCAGCCGGTGGCCCACAACCCACCCAGCAGTGCTGC gaaaGAGCCCAGCGGAGCCCCCGCGCCCCCCAGTGCCAGCTCTGGCCTCCTAGTTCCCATGACGGCGAATACCCCAAGCTCCCCGACCCCATCCTTCTCCGAGGCCAAGCCGAGCCAGCCGCTGCTCAACGGGCCGCCCCAGTTCAGCTCCACGCCAGAAATCAAG GCGCCCGAGCCCCTGAGCAGCTTGAAATCCATGGCAGAGCGAGCAGCCATCGGATCCAGTATAGAGGACCCAGTGCCATCTCTCCACCTGGCTGAAAGGG ACATTTTAATTACTAGCACGACCTCGCAGCCGGCCTCCAGCCAGCCGCCTATCCAGCTGTCGGAGGTGAACATCCCTCTCTCCCTGGGGGTCTGCCCCCTGGGACCGGTGCCCCTCACCAAGGAGCAGCACTACCAGCAGGCCATGGAGGAGGCAGCCTGGCATCACATGCCTCACCCCTCGGACTCGGAGAGGATCCG gcAGTACCTGCCCCGGAATCCCTGCCCGACCCCCCCTTACCACCACCAGATGCCTCCACTGCACTCGGacaccgtggagttctaccagcGGCTCTCGACGGAGACGCTCTTCTTCATCTTCTACTATCTGGAGGTACAGAAGGGCCCCCTCTGCAGGCTAGAGCGCTCTATAGTCCCGCCCTGTCTGGCCGCCGCTGCCGCCTTTCCCTCGGGCAGGAGGGGCGAG GGTACCAAGGCACAGTACCTGGCGGCCAAAGCCCTGAAGAAGCAGTCGTGGCGGTTCCACACCAAGTACATGATGTGGTTCCAGCGGCATGAGGAGCCCAAGACCATCACAGATGAGTTTGAGCAG GGCACGTACATCTACTTTGACTATGAGAAATGGGGCCAGCGGAAGAAGGAAGGGTTCACTTTCGAGTACCGGTATCTAGAAGACCGTGACCTGCAGTGA
- the CNOT3 gene encoding CCR4-NOT transcription complex subunit 3 isoform X3: MADKRKLQGEIDRCLKKVSEGVEQFEDIWQKLHNAANANQKEKYEADLKKEIKKLQRLRDQIKTWVASNEIKDKRQLIDNRKLIETQMERFKVVERETKTKAYSKEGLGLAQKVDPAQKEKEEVGQWLTNTIDTLNMQVDQFESEVESLSVQTRKKKGDKDDRIEGLKRHIEKHRYHIRMLETILRMLDNDSIQVDSIRKIKDDVEYYVDSSQDPDFEENEFLYDDLDLEDIPQALVATSPPSHSHLEDEIFNQSSSTPTSTTSSSPIPPSPANCTTENSEDDKKRGRSTDSEVSQSPAKNGSKSVHNNHPPPSPAVTPSYQLGSSSSTSSSLGNGPGSSSNGAVSNSSGSSGAKAIPVSGHTPSTPTPYAQAVAPPPPGANASQPRPPSAQQNASKQNGATSYSSVVADSTSDSVLGSSGPALPSQPVAHNPPSSAAKEPSGAPAPPSASSGLLVPMTANTPSSPTPSFSEAKPSQPLLNGPPQFSSTPEIKAPEPLSSLKSMAERAAIGSSIEDPVPSLHLAERADILITSTTSQPASSQPPIQLSEVNIPLSLGVCPLGPVPLTKEQHYQQAMEEAAWHHMPHPSDSERIRQYLPRNPCPTPPYHHQMPPLHSDTVEFYQRLSTETLFFIFYYLEVQKGPLCRLERSIVPPCLAAAAAFPSGRRGEGTKAQYLAAKALKKQSWRFHTKYMMWFQRHEEPKTITDEFEQGTYIYFDYEKWGQRKKEGFTFEYRYLEDRDLQ; the protein is encoded by the exons ATGGCTGACAAGAGGAAATTGCAAG GTGAGATCGATCGGTGTCTGAAGAAGGTCTCCGAGGGGGTGGAACAGTTTGAGGATATTTGGCAGAAG CTTCACAATGCAGCAAACGCCAACCAGAAGGAGAAGTATGAAGCTGACCTGAAGAAGGAGATCAAGAAGCTCCAG aggcTGAGGGACCAGATCAAGACGTGGGTAGCTTCAAACGAGATCAAGGACAAGAGGCAGCTGATAGACAACCGGAAACTCATTGAGACG CAAATGGAGCGGTTCAAGGTGGTGGAGCGGGAGACCAAGACCAAAGCCTACTCCAAGGAGGGGCTGGGCCTGGCGCAGAAAGTCGACCCTGCccagaaagagaaggaagaggtCGGACAGTGGTTAACg AACACCATCGACACACTGAACATGCAGGTGGATCAGTTTGAGAGTGAGGTGGAGTCGCTCTCTGTGCAGACACGCAAGAAGAAGGGGGACAAGGAT GACCGGATCGAGGGGCTGAAGCGGCACATCGAAAAGCACCGGTACCATATCCGCATGCTGGAGACCATCCTGCGCATGCTGGACAATGACTCAATCCAGGTGGACTCGATCCGCAAGATCAAGGACGACGTGGAGTATTACGTGGACTCCTCGCAGGACCCCGACTTCGAGGAAAACGAGTTTCTCTACGATGACCTCGACTTAGAAGACATTC CGCAGGCTCTGGTAGCCACCTCCCCGCCCAGCCACAGCCATCTGGAGGACGAGATCTTCAACCAGTCCAGCAGCACTCCCACCTCCACCACCTCCAGCTCGCCCATTCCGCCCAGCCCTGCCAACTGCACGACG gaGAATTCAGAAGATGACAAGAAGAGGGGGCGGTCGACAGACAGTGAGGTCAGTCAG TCTCCCGCGAAAAACGGTTCGAAAAGCGTCCACAACAACCACCCCCCGCCCTCGCCGGCCGTCACACCCAGCTACCAGCTGGGCAGCAGCTCCAGCACCTCTTCCTCGCTGGGCAACGGCCCGGGCTCCAGCAGCAACGGAGCCGTGTCCAACAGCAGCGGAAGCAGTGGGGCCAAGGCCATCCCAGTCTCCGGCCACACGCCCAGCACCCCCACGCCCTACGCCCAGGCTgtcgcacccccaccccccggtgcCAACGCCTCGCAGCCCCGGCCTCCCAGCGCCCAGCAGAACGCCAGCAAGCAGAACGGGgccacca GTTACAGCTCTGTGGTGGCTGACAGCACATCGGACTCCGTTCTTGGCAGCAGCGGCCCTGCGCTCCCCAGCCAGCCGGTGGCCCACAACCCACCCAGCAGTGCTGC gaaaGAGCCCAGCGGAGCCCCCGCGCCCCCCAGTGCCAGCTCTGGCCTCCTAGTTCCCATGACGGCGAATACCCCAAGCTCCCCGACCCCATCCTTCTCCGAGGCCAAGCCGAGCCAGCCGCTGCTCAACGGGCCGCCCCAGTTCAGCTCCACGCCAGAAATCAAG GCGCCCGAGCCCCTGAGCAGCTTGAAATCCATGGCAGAGCGAGCAGCCATCGGATCCAGTATAGAGGACCCAGTGCCATCTCTCCACCTGGCTGAAAGGG CAGACATTTTAATTACTAGCACGACCTCGCAGCCGGCCTCCAGCCAGCCGCCTATCCAGCTGTCGGAGGTGAACATCCCTCTCTCCCTGGGGGTCTGCCCCCTGGGACCGGTGCCCCTCACCAAGGAGCAGCACTACCAGCAGGCCATGGAGGAGGCAGCCTGGCATCACATGCCTCACCCCTCGGACTCGGAGAGGATCCG gcAGTACCTGCCCCGGAATCCCTGCCCGACCCCCCCTTACCACCACCAGATGCCTCCACTGCACTCGGacaccgtggagttctaccagcGGCTCTCGACGGAGACGCTCTTCTTCATCTTCTACTATCTGGAGGTACAGAAGGGCCCCCTCTGCAGGCTAGAGCGCTCTATAGTCCCGCCCTGTCTGGCCGCCGCTGCCGCCTTTCCCTCGGGCAGGAGGGGCGAG GGTACCAAGGCACAGTACCTGGCGGCCAAAGCCCTGAAGAAGCAGTCGTGGCGGTTCCACACCAAGTACATGATGTGGTTCCAGCGGCATGAGGAGCCCAAGACCATCACAGATGAGTTTGAGCAG GGCACGTACATCTACTTTGACTATGAGAAATGGGGCCAGCGGAAGAAGGAAGGGTTCACTTTCGAGTACCGGTATCTAGAAGACCGTGACCTGCAGTGA